From the genome of Labrus mixtus chromosome 17, fLabMix1.1, whole genome shotgun sequence:
GCTTCCTGCTTGGATGCCAACATAGAAAATAatgttgcaaaaaaacacacaaggtcTGAGGAGCAGTTGTAACTgttaaattgatttttatttttatttttcaaaacaagGTGACTAAACCTGTCAATATAAAGGGATGGACTAATACTTATAATCGGGGATTGGATTAATTCACACTTTTCCTTCATTTCAAacaatttaactttaaaatactCTCGTCTcatcaaaacaaagatgttaTGTTTTTTATGCAGATTTCTTCCTTTGCTCAAGAgttaactttttatttactcATATAGATGCAAACTTTGTTGGTTATCATCTTCTTGGCACCCATATCTGCACGATTTGTGTTTTAATCACCCTAATTAAATCCATTTTTTGTGTTACATTTAACACTATACTTAATTCAATgaacatgtttatgtttatgttgaaCTGAATTAACATGTACTCAATTAATTTACTCTCCATATATAGAACGCAAAAAAATTAGTTCTCACCTCACTCACACTCCCTAGAGGGCGGTATGAAATCATGTCACTGAAGTGTGTCAGAGGTTGCTTGACCGCAAATCCTTCAATAATGGCAGGCATGTCTGACATCTGTCTGAATAAAGTAGGAAATGTCCCTCCAGGGATTTCAAAGTATCATATTCTGTATACTGTATCTTTCCATGCACATATAAAAATGAGTTCTATTAAAAATGCTACACTTTATAGTCAGACATGTAATAATGAAAAGATTACGTCCATACATGCCTGCTCACACACGAGGCATGTAGGGACGTTACCCACTTGTTTTAAtacagaaggagaaaaaaagtgtacatgtgaaaaaaaaaggaggaaattcTGGTAAATTTGGTTGCCTCACAAAGTGCACGTCATTTCCTCCTATGACAAATGTGTGGTTGCTGTCTTTTACAAAAGTTTTAAAGGAGTGTGATCATGACCAGTCCTCGCAATTTGCCTGTGATACAGAGTGGAGAATGAATGGTCATGTAAAGAGTATGCATTTTAGACAGTTTATGGAACCAGCAACAAGTAAGTTTTATAATAATTATCTAAGTATTCttatttaaaaagacacaacTAAATCTTAActtttgtttgtgcatgcaaTTGTGGTTATTTTGTGTGACTAGGTCTGAAGTCTGACTGAAGTTTCAGATCTAATTTTACTTCATGGTTTATTGAACAAAGTTTCATATTTcagaatcaataaagtaaaaaaaaaaaaaaatttctagGCAAAATCTAAAGAGGCTGGCAATGCTCCACATCTTAATAAACCTTTCcagcctttaaatgtttgtacaaTTTTAATCTTTACTATAttagaagctgtttttttctttttttaaacacacctaAAGAATAGAAGATTCTATTTTTATCCCTCCTGCCATAAACTTGTGGCTTTACGTCGAAGTTCCCCTGACCGACGGGATGTAGGAGAAACTAAACTGACCAGTTTCCTTTCTCCTCAGCAttactctctctcctgctgatTATGGCTGTTGATTCAACCCGAACTGTGGCAGCAAGCAGAAACCAGCAGTGTGGGAATTCTCTGCAACAGACTCTGAAGCTCACCAGACTCATACAGAAGGAATCCGTTGACTTAATCAAAACATATGTGAGTGTAGACATAAATCTGCTGtgtattgttattttctttgctgACCTTTTTTACCTTCTTAGTAACTTGCCATTCATTTTCCTCTTTCAAATATGtggattatttacattttatgcttTGTTTGTCTGCAGAAAGCCTCTCAAGGAGATATATCAGAGCTCCTCTGCAAGGTGTCTGTCTCCAGCGTCCCTGACCCCAACATCTCAGGCCTGGAGCCCTCAGAGAGAATAGTGAGCATCTACACACACCTCCAGGCCTTCGTCCCACATTTCAAACGTGTGTACGAGCAGCAGACGGACTTACAGTTGCCCACCAGCCCGCTGCTGGCCAGGCTCACCCGTGTCAGCACTCACAGCAGGAATCTGGCTACTCTTGTAaacctcttctatcagaccctCTTCCCAAATGTTCCCATACCGGAGCCGGCGGGGGGGCCGACAGAACTACCTCCACCTCAGAATGTGTTCCAGCAGAAAGTCTATGGATGTGTGGTGCTGAAAACCTACAAGGAGCTTCTAGCAAATGTTTCAAGAGAGCTGAGGACTCTGAAAAGCAAAGTGTGCAGGAACAGAAAGAggatacaaataaacacactctACTTCTGAGGATGACCTAAGGCTGGCCCTAGTGGATCTACTTTCAACAACAATCATACTCATGTTTttgataaagactttaaaatataaGTGAGTATGAAGGTGGCTGGTACATCAGAGTAATGAAGCCTATTTATggtatttaatatttattttttgtttggttcTGATACGGAGGAACGCTGATAAAAGGTCAAGAATGTAAAGGTGTCAATATGTAGGTTGTGTATATTTAATTTGTCTAATGTAAGGTTCTC
Proteins encoded in this window:
- the m17 gene encoding IL-6 subfamily cytokine M17, which translates into the protein MTNVWLLSFTKVLKECDHDQSSQFACDTEWRMNGHVKSMHFRQFMEPATTLLSLLLIMAVDSTRTVAASRNQQCGNSLQQTLKLTRLIQKESVDLIKTYKASQGDISELLCKVSVSSVPDPNISGLEPSERIVSIYTHLQAFVPHFKRVYEQQTDLQLPTSPLLARLTRVSTHSRNLATLVNLFYQTLFPNVPIPEPAGGPTELPPPQNVFQQKVYGCVVLKTYKELLANVSRELRTLKSKVCRNRKRIQINTLYF